One genomic region from Yamadazyma tenuis chromosome 4, complete sequence encodes:
- a CDS encoding uncharacterized protein (COG:A; EggNog:ENOG503Q3RU) codes for MVDKVSTECVGNVSDPEEAVSAVSGLSSSTSTKANISETSAKTSTTEMSVGKDRWSFNKDAQPFFPTPSSPSTPSTSLDEPLPIVVMISNIVPTVVESDLEALLMETLSSSKIRDQEYIDPDFNILSFGNTNSFDEITALVEIFEYQEAETIMEKLQGKQWLNSTLEVAIMPPPSLSPSPYYGFGFFNQMMYFPGIAPYGVYGSPYEPIHNSDFSDQESSQFIDVNDDDGNPIKVNACRLFVGNVPFSSTWSRLRNFLVTKSQELETSTSIDILRVEIPMHSPKDHKEEFTRTMSRGFAIVTTGNRISSELIIKHFDGIEFEGRNLTVRFDKFPEFSNYILQQLYSGHNKDKALTSLAFERNSIQQKSIKPKQDAEPLDDLNEDEKARELKAISVHIATNIERVLMPLDQVSDSDLKSSTKSDMGASPILSPSTSADIPPSVMAISNLRCPSPPPILTNSGRNSTVSPPVLSMKSDATSTYSDTEVRPIIPTGVPLPDAERELKEKEKENKRFKDKLTFNAAALDKEKDLHNFINNHQNPLGIHSPASNNSNASLDYTSNHPKENTHHKAPSVHAHFFVDDTIKPKVNRSRSRSNSATSEHSNNGVGSANPSSSVSHAITATGSVVKAALINKAAGGLEKLAGHSTSSSPSLNQGLSEQNANIDPRLPQDDGKIHILLGVCGALSASKVKYIILKLLEIYGPEKVSIQLVLTKAAENFVAPEILSYLENVRKIRIWRDQDEWTTWHSRSDPVLHIELRRWADVFLVCPLTANSLSKISLGLCDNLLTNVIRAWNTGYPLLLAPSMVSYSYNAITTKRQLRLIAEEMPWIEVLKPVEKVVGSYGDIGMGGMMDINEIVNKIVLKLGGYPNDEEDDDDDYGGKNKKDETLVDDDDDDDDDDDDDDDDDDDDDDDDDDDEEEEEEEEIGSTSKNEEKGDNTPVVSAGIKAVKEIKIGK; via the exons ATGGTTGACAAGGTATCTACTGAGTGTGTAGGAAATGTTTCTGACCCTGAAGAAGCTGTTTCTGCTGTATCTGGACTTTCTTCGTCTACCTCGACGAAGGCTAATATTTCCGAAACGTCAGCTAAGACGAGCACAACCGAAATGTCGGTAGGAAAAGATCGTTGGTCTTTCAATAAGGATGCCCAACCTTTCTTCCCTACCCCACTGTCGCCTTCCACTCCTTCTACTTCCTTAGACGAGCCACTTCCAATAGTAGTGATGATATCCAATATCGTTCCCACGGTTGTTGAGTCAGACCTTGAAGCATTGCTTATGGAAACcttgtcttcttccaagatAAGGGATCAAGAATATATTGACCCTGACTTCAATATACTTTCCTTCGGTAATACGAATAGTTTTGATGAAATAACTGCTTTAGTCGAAATATTCGAGTACCAAGAAGCTGAAACAATCATGGAAAAGTTACAAGGTAAACAATGGCTCAATAGTACCTTGGAGGTTGCAATCATGCCTCCCCCATCCTTATCACCATCACCCTATTATGGGTTTGGgtttttcaatcaaatgATGTACTTCCCTGGAATCGCTCCTTATGGGGTCTATGGTCTGCCTTACG AACCAATTCATAATTCTGACTTTTCTGACCAGGAGTCTTCTCAGTTTATTGATGTtaacgatgatgatggtaaTCCTATCAAAGTAAATGCCTGTCGCTTATTCGTGGGAAATGTTCCATTTCTGTCAACTTGGTCAAGGCTCAGAAACTTTTTGGTAACCAAATCGCAAGAACTCGAAACCTCTACTTCTATTGACATTTTGAGGGTGGAAATCCCTATGCATAGTCCTAAGGATCATAAGGAAGAATTCACTCGCACCATGTCAAGGGGTTTTGCTATTGTTACAACTGGTAATCGTATTTCATCGGAATTAATCATAAAGCATTTCGATGGCATAGAATTTGAAGGCCGAAACTTAACAGTCAGATTTGACAAATTTCCTGAATTTAGCAACTATATATTGCAACAACTTTATTCGGGGCACAACAAGGATAAGGCTTTAACGAGCTTGGCATTTGAGAGGAATTCAATTCAGCAAAA ACTGATCAAGCCCAAACAAGATGCAGAACCTTTGGATGATCTCAATGAGGACGAGAAGGCCCGTGAGTTG AAAGCTATTTCGGTGCATATTG CTACAAATAT TGAAAGAGTTTTAATGCCTTTAGACCAAGTCTCCGATCTGGATCTCAAGAGCTCCACGAAGAGTGATATGGGTGCTTCGCCCATATTATCGCCTTCTACATCTGCTGATATTCCACCTAGTGTGATGGCTATCTCCAACTTGCGGTGTCCCTCTCCTCCTCCAATCCTTACCAACAGTGGTAGGAATTCCACTGTATCTCCTCCTGTTTTATCAATGAAGTCTGATGCTACCTCAACATATTCAGACACGGAAGTAAGGCCCATAATTCCAACAGGTGTCCCTTTACCTGATGCTGAAAGGGAACTAAAGGAAAAGGAAAAAGAAAACAAGCGATTCAAGGATAAGTTGACATTTAATGCTGCAGCACTTGATAAAGAGAAAGACTTGCACAATTTCATTAATAACCATCAAAATCCTCTTGGTATTCATTCTCCAGCTTCCAATAACTCCAACGCCAGTCTTGATTACACATCTAATCATCCAAAGGAAAATACTCACCATAAAGCCCCATCAGTTCATGCCCACTTTTTTGTCGATGATACTATCAAGCCAAAAGTTAATCGCCTGCGTAGCCGCAGTAATAGTGCTACCTCTGAACATCTGAATAATGGAGTTGGTTCTGCAAACCCTAGCTCTTCTGTTTCACACGCCATTACTGCAACAGGATCTGTTGTCAAAGCTGCACTCATTAATAAAGCTGCAGGAGGGTTGGAAAAATTGGCTGGTCATTCAACCCTGTCGAGTCCTTCTTTAAATCAAGGTTTGAGTGAACAGAATGCCAACATTGATCCCAGGTTACCTCAAGATGATGGTAAAATACACATCTTACTCGGTGTTTGTGGGGCATTATCAGCCTCTAAGGTCAAGTACATCATATTGAAACTATTGGAAATTTATGGGCCTGAGAAGGTGTCAATTCAATTGGTTTTAACCAAAGCAGCTGAAAACTTCGTCGCTCCTGAGATTTTAAGCTACCTTGAGAACGTAAGAAAGATCAGAATATGGCGTGACCAGGATGAATGGACTACTTGGCATTCTAGATCAGATCCTGTATTGCACATAGAACTTAGAAGATGGGCTGATGTATTCTTGGTATGTCCTTTGACTGCCAATTCCTTATCAAAGATATCTTTAGGTTTGTGTGATAATCTTTTAACCAATGTTATACGAGCTTGGAATACTGGCTACCCCCTACTTTTGGCACCATCTATGGTTAGCTACAGCTACAATGCTATCACTACCAAGAGACAATTGAGGTTGATTGCTGAAGAGATGCCTTGGATTGAGGTTTTAAAACCAGTTGAAAAGGTAGTTGGAAGCTATGGTGATATAGGCATGGGCGGTATGATGGACATCAATGAGATTGTCAATAAAATTGTCCTCAAATTAGGTGGTTATCccaatgatgaagaagacgatgatgatgattaTGGCGGGAAGAATAAGAAAGATGAAACCTTGgtagatgatgatgatgatgatgatgacgacgacgatgacgacgacgacgacgacgacgacgacgacgacgatgatgatgatgatgaggaggaggaggaggaggaggaaaTCGGAAGCACCTCAAAGAACGAAGAGAAAGGAGATAACACTCCGGTCGTTAGCGCTGGTATCAAAGCTGTTaaggaaatcaaaatcGGAAAATAA
- the ASE1 gene encoding Microtubule bundling protein (COG:D,Z; EggNog:ENOG503NWI1; BUSCO:EOG092628LW), whose product MTDIQTPSRIVGTPSNSKYAHILDGDDMDVTFTNNDNSNHKHLDIIAKKVNKTIEELNDVYSEIGYTTTEISIKKSEIFSIIEDTIHNCTNSLKREKASIENECEWLRQQIKIILAMMDDAKGTKCLSKLNKGIVFNDTDLFEEGFKEEITKKLTNLKSKRENFYEDSPFNITNNSSNIMEEISFEKKYEGMLESSPKLSLMKLKRELNAVFLDVLKHFMKTFKKFNSCNLMYLDLIETIGNIDSQEINYDYLKTLPAREDAENHKELIESFESTIRHLKLSDMKTASFSSFVDNSHEDMAFVISSPRKLKGKDIEADGEGYDRVKEVGGSTAEFVFHLREINYKIVKSIRTLKMTKISAELITDLNKQINYCEVNVEERKTKMTVIISKILDLVEELEYSEDQLINLQKQFNEREKEKSDESINETFIDIETLNFIQSNPVQFGLNDSHLAFIANFLELLSKVKETKQKKYEYYLGHCSRLWEKLGEEEHYIEDFVLQNRGLSDKSMYNFKTELNRLLSKRSQYIDNFIFDTRSEIEEYWRKLYYTETEMRVFKYFDYELDPNDSYDKESILKDHENELSQLKREFESKSEILQDYEELKQLILDQDFLIESSKDSSRLLSKNSCKILLNEERIRKRVLKSMPRLIENLKKSLTIYNKNQVLKGRNPFTITGEDFYKRVLAIENEKLTKRKNNSHNKKSIEIHHSNNSHSGSNSVSPYKSQRISQMQPKRVSPSRPLSVSTSRHSPITSMNPIRKPAIKLTRNNGHPSTSRTNRIINAMSTSINGTNPGVSGFPSNQISHISNSSQSSNQVSPYGIDKHVNTSNTLLKSFRTSLQPLNSPLTADSKSGIKNSPSFSTMSPLRVNFSSIEENNKENTDVTVKRKKEDLTLNITPMKSGRLVKWDKNTSTPASESRSLGDNSSNLGEDYLQWRLEKLSQLNNA is encoded by the coding sequence ATGACAGACATACAAACCCCTTCTAGAATAGTGGGAACACCATCGAACAGTAAGTATGCACACATTTTGGATGGGGATGATATGGATGTGACTTTTACAAACAATGATAACAGTAATCACAAGCATTTGGATATAATAGCCAAAAAAGTGAATAAGACCATCGAGGAGCTAAATGATGTTTACAGTGAGATCGGATACACCACAACCGAAATATCGATAAAAAAGTCAGAGATATTCAGCATTATAGAAGACACTATCCACAATTGTACCAATTCTCTAAAACGAGAGAAAGCTAGCATCGAAAATGAGTGTGAATGGCTAAGACAACAAATTAAAATAATTCTTGCAATGATGGATGACGCCAAGGGTACCAAATGCctttcaaagttgaataaaGGGATTGTGTTCAATGATACAGATCTTTTTGAGGAAGGattcaaggaagaaataACGAAGAAACTAACGAATTTGAAAAGCAAGAGAGAGAACTTTTATGAAGACTCACCATTCAATATCACGAACAATAGCAGTAACATAATGGAGGAAATTTCGTTTGAAAAAAAGTATGAGGGAATGCTTgaatcttcaccaaagtTATCATTAATGAAACTCAAAAGAGAATTGAACGCCGTTTTTCTTGATGTACTAAAACATTTTATGAAAACATTTAAGAAATTTAACTCCTGCAATTTAATGTATcttgatttgattgaaacGATAGGAAATATTGACTCACAAGAGATAAATTATGATTACCTCAAGACCCTTCCTGCTAGGGAAGATGCTGAAAATCATAAAGAACTCATAGAGCTGTTTGAGTCTACGATAAGGCATTTAAAACTTTCAGATATGAAGACTGCTTCGTTTTCCAGTTTCGTTGACAACTCACATGAAGATATGGCATTTGTGATATCTAGTCCTAGAAAACTCAAGGGAAAAGATATAGAGGCAGACGGAGAAGGATATGACCGGGTCAAAGAGGTCGGCGGTAGTACTGCTGAATTTGTATTTCACTTGAGAGAGATAAACTATAAAATTGTCAAAAGCATACggactttgaaaatgacgaAGATTTCGGCAGAGCTTATAACAGATTTGAACAAGCAAATAAATTACTGTGAAGTTAATGTGGAAGAGAGAAAGACGAAAATGACGGTAATTATATCCAAAATTCTcgatttggtggaagagttAGAATACAGTGAAGATCAACTAATAAACTTACAGAAGCAGTTCAACGAACGGGAGAAAGAAAAGAGTGACGAATCGATTAATGAAACCTTTATCGATATCGAGACTCTCAATTTTATTCAATCAAATCCTGTTCAATTTGGACTTAATGACAGTCATTTGGCTTTTAttgccaacttcttggaatTGTTGTCAAAAGTCAAAGAAACAAAGCAAAAGAAGTATGAATATTATTTAGGGCATTGCTCAAGGCTATGGGAAAAGTTAGGAGAGGAAGAACACTacattgaagatttcgTCTTGCAAAATAGAGGGTTGAGTGACAAATCAAtgtacaacttcaaaaccGAATTGAACAGACTATTATCAAAAAGGTCTCAATACATTGATAACTTCATTTTCGACACAAGAAGCGAGATAGAAGAGTATTGGAGAAAGCTATACTATACAGAGACAGAAATGCGGGTATTCAAGTATTTTGATTACGAGTTGGACCCTAATGATAGCTACGACAAAGAATCGATTTTGAAAGACCACGAGAACGAGCTTAGTCAATTGAAAAGAGAATTTGAATCTAAGTCAGAAATATTGCAAGATTATGAAGAACTCAAGCAGCTCATTTTGGATCAAGATTTTCTAATTGAATCCTCAAAAGATTCCTCACGACTACTAAGTAAGAACTCTTGCAAAATTCTTCTTAACGAAGAACGGATAAGAAAAAGAGTTTTGAAAAGCATGCCTAGGTtaattgaaaacttgaagaagagtcTAACGATATACAACAAGAACCAAGTATTAAAAGGTAGAAACCCATTCACCATTACAGGCGAGGACTTTTACAAAAGAGTTCTAGcaattgaaaatgaaaaattgacTAAACGAAAAAATAACTCACATAATAAGAAGTCAATTGAGATCCATCATTCCAATAATTCCCATTCAGGTTCAAACTCAGTTTCCCCTTACAAAAGTCAGCGTATCTCTCAAATGCAACCAAAGAGAGTCTCTCCATCTCGTCCTTTGAGCGTCTCCACGTCTAGACATTCTCCAATTACTTCCATGAATCCCATTAGAAAACCTGCGATTAAGCTTACCAGGAATAATGGTCACCCTAGTACTTCCCGGACAAATAGAATTATTAACGCAATGAGTACTAGCATTAATGGAACCAACCCAGGAGTTTCGGGCTTTCCGTCAAATCAAATCAGCCACATAAGCAACTCAAGCCAGTCAAGTAACCAAGTCAGCCCGTATGGCATTGATAAACATGTTAACACTAGCAAtactttgttgaagtctttTAGAACCCTGCTACAGCCTTTGAACTCACCATTGACAGCAGATTCTAAAAGTGGAATCAAGAATAGTCCTTCATTCTCGACAATGTCACCCCTTAGAGTGAACTTTTCctcaattgaagaaaataaCAAGGAGAATACAGATGTAACTGTCAAACGGAAGAAAGAAGACTTAACTTTGAATATTACTCCTATGAAAAGCGGTAGGCTCGTAAAATGGGATAAGAACACCTCTACTCCTGCAAGTGAGAGTAGGAGCTTAGGGGATAACTCCAGCAATCTTGGAGAAGACTACCTTCAATGGAGATTAGAGAAACTAAGTCAATTGAACAATGCATGA
- a CDS encoding uncharacterized protein (EggNog:ENOG503PV5Q), with amino-acid sequence MAVLVSLRRLYSNNFPKLSVIEMLEDVKSERFRQLFLYIMEMIVNTEDQSPIDLLCTYLNHMSLLNVVNTHPIVVPTELFKKVMTMTPTPRKAEMYSYMVNINFIPEDLSILRQLQYQLSKGSEIEKYIVRTGQLNAKWHDTVKPITNETLKQKMLYFFSFDNIRMFTFQAIKRKDLADSNMYLDILVSKFEQNCTEIENSVFVLDNAEEMISSRVQNIMRTVLFYLMTFKGADASIKIIHYMLKNNIEIKFEILSTIMSNLMEQGFYDEAIVVINSIKLDALNGREKKVLVDNIFKLMAGKFSDSPKVLLGYATTLFRSPDQDISITDLLNGFRILSVAFGSTKLEYVKSPNIVSASVDQNLTGVRFSHESLYHIYTTSLQNTPREEITPEFIFRLFMIYLGKIKTSKHVFLNERKISDSIVTLFLNYSMKVDPTSNKMKLIRDKNNYDTARAVLLGFFKSFKLNPSLIKPYPFELMIYSSLILHNDLSSASEFIRVSRSYKLPFTFNQLYPFIIYHYQNGQFKQAESWYKMLVSHGIKSKSSEMNRIFEIARELKWDIKGFSYRRQVNLKNRASREAMKDINDDNFSSLGARLNEDLAAFENQEKMFPNFKENLTALLQTSQLK; translated from the coding sequence ATGGCAGTTCTTGTTAGTCTAAGAAGGCTTTACAGTAACAATTTCCCAAAACTTTCTGTGATTGAGatgcttgaagatgttaaATCGGAAAGATTTAGACAGCTATTTTTGTACATCATGGAGATGATAGTGAACACAGAAGACCAGCTGCCCATAGATTTGCTATGCACATACTTAAACCACATGTCACTATTAAACGTGGTCAATACTCATCCAATCGTGGTACCCACCGAATTGTTTAAAAAAGTTATGACAATGACTCCTACTCCAAGAAAAGCTGAAATGTACAGTTACATGGTAAACATTAATTTTATACCAGAAGATTTATCCATTCTCAGGCAACTACAGTACCAATTAAGTAAAGGAagtgaaattgaaaagtatATTGTTCGAACGGGACAGTTGAATGCTAAGTGGCATGATACGGTTAAGCCAATCACAAACGAAACACTTAAGCAAAAAATGCTTTACTTTTTTAGTTTTGATAACATTCGGATGTTCACCTTCCAGGCTATCAAGCGAAAGGATCTAGCGGACTCCAATATGTATTTGGACATTTTGGTTTCTAAGTTCGAACAAAATTGCACTGAGATTGAGAACAGTGTGTTTGTATTAGATAATGCAGAAGAGATGATATCATCTAGGGTACAAAACATCATGAGGACGGTATTATTTTATTTGATGACTTTTAAAGGGGCTGATGCATCCATCAAGATCATTCATTAcatgttgaaaaacaacaTAGAAATCAAGTTCGAAATTCTCTCAACAATCATGAGTAATTTAATGGAGCAAGGATTTTATGATGAGGCTATTGTGGTTATTAACAGTATCAAGTTGGATGCTTTGAATGGAAGAGAGAAAAAAGTACTTGTGGATAATATTTTCAAACTAATGGCCGGCAAGTTTTCAGATTCTCCAAAGGTTTTGCTAGGTTATGCTACAACTCTTTTCCGAAGTCCCGATCAAGATATTTCAATAACAGATTTGTTGAACGGGTTTCGAATTCTCAGTGTTGCTTTTGGCTCTACGAAGTTAGAGTATGTGAAGTCTCCCAACATAGTTCTGGCTTCTGTCGACCAAAACTTAACAGGGGTAAGATTTTCCCATGAAAGCCTCTACCACATCTACACTACAAGTTTACAGAATACACCCAGAGAAGAGATAACACCTGAATTCATTTTCCGGCTTTTCATGATCTACTTGGGAAAAATAAAGACGTCAAAGCAtgttttcttgaacgaGAGAAAGATATCTGATTCAATCGTTACATTGTTTCTTAATTATTCGATGAAGGTAGACCCCACAAGTAACaaaatgaagttgataaGAGACAAGAACAACTACGATACGGCCAGAGCAGTTCTTTTGGgatttttcaaaagtttCAAGTTAAATCCATCTCTTATAAAGCCATATCCATTcgagttgatgatataCAGCAGTTTAATTCTTCACAATGACCTCTCTTCAGCTTCAGAATTCATCCGTGTAAGCAGGTCATATAAGCTTCCCTTTACGTTCAATCAACTATATCCTTTCATCATATACCACTACCAAAATGGTCAATTCAAACAAGCCGAGTCATGGTATAAAATGTTGGTATCTCATGGAATTAAATCGAAGTCATCTGAAATGAACCGGATATTTGAGATTGCTAGAGAATTAAAGTGGGATATAAAGGGGTTTTCTTATAGAAGGCAAGTAAATCTAAAGAATAGAGCTCTGCGTGAAGCTATGAAGGACATTAATGATGATAACTTCTCGAGTTTAGGTGCAAGACTCAATGAGGATTTAGCAGCCTTTGAAAACCAGGAGAAAATGTTCCCCAACTTTAAAGAAAACCTCACAGCCTTGCTCCAGACTTCTCAGCTTAAGTGA
- a CDS encoding uncharacterized protein (EggNog:ENOG503P1YZ; COG:K) gives MSRTPTSWDPEDDILLMHLKDQQKLGWKAIASHFQNRTPNACQFRWRRLKSGNLKNPPKSASSLGPAATVTESFKSVDNNPSDQGHKKQKKYAFPNTKAGHHHGTGFPSAYTPIPASSFPVYDNNVGNALAGLNALSNNTSTMSSPMPISNNSPVSNTEGHNSPAVPPQTTNNYEHSPNSELSLDPTHHGGVPTDGGGYYADISVDPTMNLPHHQPHPHPSSGITPRNSTSGPSSTSSGSGIGASSSGTPTIQHNNSIIQIVKGGDDRNSISSARDSISSLPSKSMNIPHHQQNSTALAHLPIIFGSNGSISGPSRNSSISHSTTVPSLRNGSIVGASSGYFSRSGSVVIPLSEKKDELKAIRKLDKHRKAANKDAKRKKGVKEQVLKLPWSMEEDELLINRRNRELSFAELSILLPQRTEGEIWARIDYLEKLRNGSRSSVARERRRRQSSIGLDDVEDFYMSDIGVVTEDDDDDEVLLEVEDIPQAHRRGLKRRASSAVNPLTVNH, from the coding sequence ATGTCTAGGACTCCTACTTCTTGGGATCCTGAGGATGATATTCTCTTGATGCACTTGAAAGATCAACAGAAGTTAGGTTGGAAAGCTATTGCCagtcattttcaaaataGAACCCCCAATGCTTGTCAGTTCAGATGGAGACGATTAAAACTGGGAAACTTAAAAAATCCTCCCAAATCAGCATCCTCTTTGGGTCCTGCAGCGACAGTGACAGAGTCATTTAAGTCTGTTGATAACAATCCAAGTGACCAAGGAcacaagaaacaaaaaaagTATGCCTTCCCCAATACCAAGGCTGGGCACCACCATGGCACTGGATTTCCAAGTGCCTACACGCCTATTCCTGCTTCATCTTTCCCTGTGTATGATAACAATGTCGGCAATGCTCTTGCGGGCTTGAATGCATTATCTAACAACACTTCGACTATGTCTTCACCAATGCCGATATCTAATAACTCCCCTGTTTCGAATACTGAGGGTCACAACTCCCCAGCTGTTCCTCCGCAGACTACAAATAACTATGAGCACTCTCCCAATTCAGAGCTTTCTTTGGATCCTACTCACCATGGAGGTGTACCTACAGATGGAGGGGGTTATTATGCTGATATCTCTGTGGACCCCACTATGAACTTACCACACCATCAACCACATCCGCATCCTAGCTCTGGAATCACTCCCCGAAACTCTACATCAGGACCTTCTTCTACTTCTAGTGGGAGCGGTATAGgtgcttcttcaagtggAACTCCTACTATTCAACACAATAATTCTATCATTCAAATTGTTAAGGGTGGTGACGACCGTAACCTGATCTCATCGGCCAGAGATAGTATATCTTCACTTCCCTCAAAGTCTATGAATATCcctcatcatcaacagaaCAGTACGGCATTGGCACATTTGCCCATTATTTTTGGGTCGAATGGCAGTATTAGTGggccatcaagaaactcaagtaTCTCACATTCCACGACTGTGCCGAGCTTAAGGAATGGCAGTATAGTTGGAGCCTCTCTGGGATACTTTTCTCGATCTGGATCGGTGGTTATTCCGTTGTCTGAGAAAAAGGACGAACTCAAGGCTATAAGAAAACTTGATAAACATCGGAAAGCTGCCAACAAAGATGCTAAGCGTAAGAAAGGAGTTAAAGAGCAAGTATTAAAGTTACCTTGGAGtatggaagaagacgaaCTACTTATTAACAGACGTAATCGGGAACTTTCGTTCGCAGAATTGTCTATACTTTTACCTCAACGTACAGAAGGAGAAATTTGGGCCCGGATTGATTACCTAGAGAAATTAAGAAATGGATCTCGCTCCAGTGTAGCTAgggaaagaagaagaagacaatCATCTATTGGTTTGgatgatgttgaagactttTATATGAGTGATATCGGTGTCGTGACggaagacgatgatgatgacgaggtgttgttggaggtggaggatATACCTCAAGCCCATAGACGTGGACTAAAAAGGCGAGCAAGCTCGGCGGTGAATCCACTTACTGTGAATCACTAG